The Achromobacter seleniivolatilans genome has a segment encoding these proteins:
- a CDS encoding MFS transporter — MPPSASNTTGRRNARILAVCQGLFVAAISIDLTLTALTGHMLAPNKALSTLPFALITVAGALVTWFASLLMQRIGRRRGFALGALAGAAGGGLSVWAVFHADFWVFCAGTALVGVFQAFAQYYRLAAADAVPPAAKSRAISVVMAGGVIAAIAGPALAAWSRDLFAPVTFAGAYLMVTLLALLSAALLWGGYRDAEAPAAAGEIQAGLPARPLREVASQPVFVAALANNVVGSVSMMFIMTAAPLAAVACSHSIGDGANIMQWHLVGMYAPAFFAGTLIQRFGLPRVLGAGMLLNVACSLISMASPSLPAFYAALFCLGVGWNFMFVGGTTLLAQSYRPSERARAQGAAEMLRYAATALATLAAGPALDAFGWEALNAAMLPVVLAAGLMTWWWARGSARGEAVTGPA; from the coding sequence ATGCCGCCTTCAGCCTCCAACACTACCGGCCGTCGCAATGCACGTATCTTGGCCGTCTGCCAGGGCCTATTTGTCGCCGCCATTTCTATCGACCTGACTCTGACGGCGCTGACCGGTCACATGCTCGCGCCCAACAAGGCGTTGTCCACCCTACCATTCGCACTGATCACGGTAGCGGGCGCGCTCGTTACCTGGTTCGCCTCGTTGCTGATGCAGCGCATCGGCCGGCGCAGGGGATTTGCGCTGGGCGCACTGGCCGGCGCGGCGGGCGGCGGCCTTTCGGTATGGGCCGTGTTTCATGCCGATTTCTGGGTGTTCTGCGCTGGCACCGCGCTGGTCGGCGTGTTCCAGGCCTTTGCCCAGTATTACCGGCTCGCGGCGGCAGACGCGGTCCCGCCCGCCGCCAAGAGCCGCGCGATCTCGGTGGTGATGGCCGGCGGTGTCATCGCCGCGATCGCCGGCCCCGCACTGGCCGCGTGGAGTCGTGACCTGTTCGCACCGGTCACCTTCGCCGGCGCCTATCTGATGGTGACCTTGCTGGCGCTGCTGTCGGCCGCGCTGCTGTGGGGCGGCTATCGCGACGCCGAAGCGCCCGCCGCGGCCGGCGAGATCCAGGCCGGCCTGCCAGCGCGGCCGCTGCGCGAGGTTGCGAGCCAGCCAGTGTTCGTCGCCGCGCTGGCCAACAACGTGGTCGGGTCGGTTTCGATGATGTTCATCATGACCGCCGCGCCGCTGGCCGCGGTGGCATGCAGCCACAGCATCGGTGACGGCGCCAACATCATGCAGTGGCACCTGGTCGGCATGTACGCGCCGGCCTTCTTTGCTGGAACGCTGATCCAGCGCTTCGGTCTACCGCGGGTCCTGGGCGCCGGCATGCTGCTGAACGTCGCCTGCTCGCTGATCTCGATGGCCTCGCCGTCACTGCCCGCGTTCTATGCCGCGCTGTTCTGCCTGGGGGTGGGCTGGAATTTCATGTTCGTCGGCGGCACCACACTGCTAGCGCAGTCCTACCGCCCGTCGGAACGCGCGCGCGCACAAGGCGCGGCTGAGATGCTGCGGTATGCCGCTACAGCGCTGGCCACGCTGGCGGCCGGGCCGGCGTTGGACGCCTTTGGATGGGAAGCGTTGAACGCGGCTATGCTGCCGGTGGTGCTGGCGGCCGGCCTGATGACATGGTGGTGGGCGCGTGGCTCGGCCCGGGGGGAAGCGGTGACCGGGCCGGCTTGA
- a CDS encoding DUF1643 domain-containing protein encodes MSSAVLSPCEKYRYRLDREVQTSGDVFGFFGVNPSTADEKLDDQTVKKMRGFTQRNGGRRFIVGNVFSLRAADVSELSRASAVCGPDHMRHLQKIVAEADILVPCWGSRGKMPRALWPQLEEMLALLRASGKPIKHLGLTQSGDPRHPVMLGYDTPLVLWR; translated from the coding sequence GTGAGCAGTGCAGTTTTGAGTCCCTGCGAGAAGTACCGCTATCGGCTGGACCGAGAAGTGCAAACCTCTGGTGACGTGTTTGGCTTCTTCGGGGTGAATCCAAGTACGGCCGATGAGAAGCTCGACGATCAAACCGTGAAAAAAATGCGGGGGTTCACCCAGCGCAACGGCGGCCGGCGCTTCATCGTGGGCAATGTGTTTTCGCTGCGAGCCGCCGACGTCAGTGAGCTGTCGCGCGCGTCTGCGGTGTGTGGGCCAGACCATATGCGCCACCTTCAGAAAATCGTGGCGGAGGCTGATATCCTGGTGCCATGCTGGGGCAGCCGCGGCAAGATGCCACGCGCACTGTGGCCGCAACTCGAGGAAATGCTTGCCTTGCTGCGGGCCAGCGGCAAGCCGATCAAGCACCTGGGCCTGACCCAGTCAGGTGATCCTCGCCATCCCGTGATGCTGGGCTACGACACCCCACTGGTTCTATGGCGCTAA
- a CDS encoding GlxA family transcriptional regulator, with amino-acid sequence MSYDVIFLLVPDFQLLDMSGPAAVFQTAGKQARTTAGPAYAVHVVSELGGPVRSSCGVEVLTRRWSDAPAGTLVVPGGEGARAAAVTPAMRTYLHGHRQAGRRVASVCTGAFVLAAAGLLDGLRATTHWRHAVQLARTYPDVQVDADRIHLRDGDTWTSAGITAGIDLALAMVECDLGADVAGATAREMVVYHRRSGGQSQFSALQDLAPDSERIRAVLEHIRGNLGAALTVEHLADVACVSPRQFLRSFKAETGETPAKAVERIRAEAARAHLEAGADSIDSVARRAGFTDSERMRRTFLRVYGQPPQALRRMARQGRV; translated from the coding sequence ATGTCCTACGACGTCATCTTCCTGCTGGTGCCGGACTTCCAATTGCTCGACATGTCTGGCCCTGCAGCGGTGTTCCAGACTGCCGGCAAGCAGGCACGGACTACCGCCGGTCCGGCCTATGCGGTTCACGTCGTGTCCGAGCTCGGCGGCCCGGTCCGCAGTTCTTGTGGGGTCGAAGTCTTAACTCGGCGTTGGAGCGACGCGCCCGCCGGCACGTTGGTGGTGCCGGGCGGCGAGGGCGCGCGGGCGGCGGCCGTCACACCGGCCATGCGGACATATTTGCACGGTCATCGCCAAGCCGGCCGGCGCGTGGCCAGCGTCTGCACCGGCGCATTTGTGCTGGCGGCCGCTGGCCTGCTGGACGGCCTGCGCGCCACCACCCACTGGCGCCATGCCGTCCAGCTCGCGCGCACCTATCCGGACGTGCAGGTCGACGCGGACCGGATCCATTTGCGGGATGGCGACACTTGGACCTCGGCCGGCATCACCGCCGGCATCGACCTCGCGCTGGCTATGGTCGAATGCGACCTGGGCGCGGACGTGGCGGGCGCCACAGCTCGTGAGATGGTGGTCTATCACCGCCGATCGGGCGGCCAGTCGCAGTTCTCGGCGCTGCAGGACCTGGCTCCCGACAGCGAACGCATCCGTGCGGTTCTGGAGCACATCCGGGGAAATCTTGGCGCGGCGCTGACAGTCGAGCATTTGGCCGACGTGGCCTGTGTCAGCCCGCGTCAGTTCTTGCGCAGCTTCAAGGCCGAGACCGGCGAAACGCCAGCCAAGGCGGTTGAACGCATTCGGGCTGAAGCTGCGCGCGCGCATCTCGAGGCAGGGGCCGACAGCATCGACAGCGTGGCGCGGCGTGCTGGCTTTACCGACAGCGAACGCATGCGGCGGACGTTCCTGCGCGTCTATGGCCAGCCGCCTCAGGCGCTGCGGCGTATGGCTAGGCAAGGTCGGGTCTGA
- a CDS encoding DNA/RNA non-specific endonuclease — protein sequence MTIFGPGHLAALICSTWIAASASAGESRCPSHYANARPPAIMDASVSVGAMELCSQGYGLVYSSEAKSPIFAAELLSPDRVLRAYKRQNRANDFRPDERVARRARATLEDFRGSGFDRGHLAPSADMDSPEADSESFLLSNIVPQDPHLNRNLWAAIEKAVRAMAKHRPIYVVTGVIWEPHNSPTVGRGRVRVPAYLYKAVYDPSAGSGAAYLVANAPRQAHRELSLVELREAAGVDPFPGVGVVAKLRLPRPRY from the coding sequence ATGACCATCTTCGGCCCTGGCCACCTGGCTGCCCTCATCTGCTCCACCTGGATCGCCGCCAGCGCCTCCGCAGGCGAAAGCCGCTGTCCCTCCCACTATGCCAACGCACGCCCCCCAGCGATCATGGATGCGTCGGTGTCTGTTGGCGCAATGGAGCTGTGCTCCCAAGGATACGGCTTGGTCTACTCCTCCGAAGCGAAATCGCCGATCTTCGCCGCCGAGCTTCTATCGCCGGACCGCGTGCTCCGCGCCTACAAACGCCAGAACCGCGCCAATGACTTCAGACCCGATGAACGCGTCGCCCGGCGTGCACGAGCAACGCTGGAGGACTTCCGCGGATCTGGCTTCGACAGAGGTCACCTGGCCCCCTCCGCCGACATGGACTCACCCGAGGCTGATAGCGAGAGCTTTCTCTTGAGCAACATCGTCCCGCAGGATCCGCACTTGAACCGGAATTTGTGGGCTGCGATTGAGAAGGCGGTCCGCGCGATGGCGAAGCACCGACCAATTTACGTTGTGACCGGCGTCATCTGGGAGCCGCATAACTCGCCTACTGTGGGCCGGGGGCGCGTGCGCGTGCCGGCATATCTGTACAAGGCGGTCTACGACCCGTCGGCCGGCTCTGGAGCGGCCTACCTGGTGGCCAATGCGCCGCGCCAGGCCCACCGCGAGCTGAGCCTTGTCGAATTGAGGGAAGCTGCAGGTGTCGATCCTTTTCCCGGCGTCGGTGTGGTGGCCAAACTTCGGTTACCGCGCCCCCGTTATTGA
- a CDS encoding prepilin peptidase: protein MMTPISLGAMVLAGLGAGEAVLRLRQRMPTIMDGNVYPGATLQALLSGGVRAVCGGAATRASVLAIWGACAIAPLAPGGAVALACFLTLLLAGALVDFDAQILPDEVTGSLVWGGMIVHMAGAAPWGGSIEGATLGVVVAYGAVWLISAGYCVSRGMAAIGHGDLKLLAGLGAWLGAGALPAILLISCSVQVVAQLIMRRRGVMAFGPALAAAGGLLAILKAAGVAVPMLLVQ, encoded by the coding sequence ATGATGACGCCAATTTCTCTGGGCGCAATGGTTCTGGCGGGCCTGGGGGCGGGGGAGGCCGTTCTCCGCCTTCGCCAGCGCATGCCGACGATCATGGATGGCAACGTATACCCAGGCGCCACGCTGCAGGCTCTGCTCTCTGGAGGCGTCCGAGCGGTGTGTGGGGGCGCCGCAACGAGGGCGAGCGTCTTGGCCATTTGGGGGGCTTGCGCCATCGCGCCTCTGGCACCGGGCGGTGCCGTGGCTCTTGCCTGCTTTCTGACCTTGCTGCTCGCCGGCGCTCTTGTAGATTTCGACGCCCAGATCCTACCGGACGAGGTAACCGGTTCCCTGGTGTGGGGTGGGATGATTGTGCACATGGCGGGTGCCGCTCCTTGGGGCGGCTCCATCGAGGGCGCCACGCTTGGCGTCGTGGTGGCCTACGGTGCCGTGTGGTTGATCAGCGCCGGATACTGCGTAAGCAGGGGGATGGCCGCGATCGGGCACGGAGACCTGAAGCTCCTGGCCGGTCTGGGAGCCTGGCTGGGCGCTGGTGCTTTGCCTGCCATCCTGCTTATCTCCTGCTCGGTACAGGTCGTGGCGCAACTAATCATGCGCCGGCGCGGTGTGATGGCCTTTGGGCCAGCTCTCGCAGCGGCGGGTGGCCTTCTGGCCATCTTGAAGGCTGCGGGTGTTGCGGTCCCTATGCTGCTCGTGCAATGA
- a CDS encoding DNA cytosine methyltransferase, producing MKCMANASLAQGPQGLLNAFRASVPLPSTESRHTRRARGNYRPTRSKGDDRQTDSRNLSLDLGDELIIDNFAGGGGTSEGLEQAFGRPVDIAVNHDPEALAMHALNHPHTLHLCESVWTVDPIKVTGNRPVGLVWLSPDCKHFSKAKGGTPVEKHIRGLAWVALRWAAMCKPRAIVTENVEEFSAWGPLMLKEDGKWYPDPKKKGKTFQSFVRQLRGHGYTVEWRELRASDLDTPTIRKRFFLVARRDGRPIIWPDATNAAPDSMAVKQGQLLPWRTAAEIINFSLPANSIFHRERQLVANTLRRVAKGTWRHVLANSNPFIVPQTTSDAAADNIALTPFIAGQGGPEYAGKPVRATQPLGTLTAENHRALVAPVMAPLRGTQEAHLQGDSVLDPISTISAGGTHHALSNAHLVAIEYGERRRHAHVAHGAQMPRVASATANKQSMVAAHLTHLTHHGNRPGVSPAAPLPTITGANRGEQVIVAACLEQANGGFYEGDGRAVDAPASTLMGSGSQQRLVSAHLIKYYGEGGQWSAANEPIHTLTTKDRVGLVETVQVRLDTVPAHMLAKAKACARFFHKYLPEHFPTKADLIIVGGWVLVDITLRMLAPRELYLAQGFPRDYVIHEIPDPKMLFVNGHQVPGDPRDIPRIPLSKTAQVRMCGNSVCPPVAKAIIEANFSHEEHIAQRRAA from the coding sequence ATGAAGTGCATGGCAAATGCAAGCCTGGCTCAGGGCCCTCAAGGCCTTCTGAATGCCTTCCGCGCGTCGGTGCCGCTGCCCTCCACCGAATCACGCCATACGCGGCGTGCCCGCGGGAACTACCGCCCGACTCGCTCGAAGGGCGACGACCGTCAAACGGATTCTCGCAACCTGTCGCTCGACCTCGGCGACGAACTCATCATCGACAACTTCGCCGGCGGGGGCGGCACGAGTGAAGGGCTGGAGCAAGCCTTCGGTCGCCCCGTAGATATCGCTGTGAACCATGATCCCGAGGCGCTTGCGATGCATGCCCTTAACCATCCCCATACGTTGCACCTGTGTGAGTCGGTCTGGACCGTGGATCCGATCAAGGTCACCGGCAATCGACCGGTGGGCCTTGTGTGGTTGAGTCCTGACTGCAAGCATTTCAGCAAGGCCAAGGGAGGAACGCCGGTTGAGAAGCATATCCGTGGCCTCGCTTGGGTGGCCCTGCGCTGGGCGGCGATGTGCAAGCCCCGGGCAATCGTCACCGAAAACGTGGAAGAGTTCTCGGCTTGGGGGCCCCTCATGCTGAAGGAGGACGGCAAGTGGTACCCGGACCCCAAGAAGAAAGGAAAGACGTTCCAGAGCTTTGTGCGTCAGCTGCGCGGGCACGGGTACACGGTCGAATGGCGAGAGCTGCGTGCCAGCGACCTCGACACGCCCACCATTCGCAAACGCTTCTTCCTGGTGGCGCGGCGCGATGGACGCCCGATCATCTGGCCGGACGCAACGAACGCCGCCCCCGACTCAATGGCCGTCAAACAGGGCCAACTACTCCCATGGCGCACTGCTGCAGAGATCATTAATTTCAGTCTCCCCGCTAACTCCATCTTCCACCGCGAACGGCAGCTGGTGGCGAACACGCTGCGACGCGTCGCTAAAGGTACATGGCGACACGTGTTGGCGAATTCGAATCCCTTCATCGTCCCTCAGACGACCAGCGACGCGGCGGCAGACAACATTGCGTTGACTCCGTTCATCGCCGGTCAGGGCGGCCCCGAATACGCCGGCAAACCCGTGCGCGCCACGCAGCCACTGGGCACACTCACAGCGGAGAACCACCGTGCCCTAGTTGCACCGGTGATGGCTCCTTTACGCGGAACACAGGAAGCCCACCTCCAGGGCGATAGCGTACTTGACCCCATCTCAACCATTTCCGCCGGCGGCACGCACCATGCGCTGTCCAATGCCCACCTAGTCGCGATCGAGTATGGAGAACGCCGGCGGCATGCCCACGTCGCTCACGGGGCGCAAATGCCTCGCGTTGCTTCGGCTACGGCGAACAAGCAATCAATGGTCGCAGCTCATCTGACCCACCTGACGCATCATGGCAACCGGCCGGGTGTATCCCCTGCCGCCCCCCTTCCCACGATTACTGGGGCCAACCGCGGCGAGCAGGTCATCGTTGCCGCATGCCTTGAGCAGGCAAATGGTGGCTTTTACGAAGGCGATGGCCGTGCTGTGGACGCGCCCGCTTCAACCCTAATGGGCTCCGGATCGCAACAACGCCTAGTTTCCGCGCACCTGATCAAGTACTACGGCGAGGGAGGTCAATGGTCGGCTGCCAACGAACCGATCCATACCCTGACCACCAAAGATCGCGTGGGCCTTGTGGAAACTGTTCAAGTTCGCCTGGACACCGTGCCCGCCCACATGCTCGCGAAGGCAAAGGCGTGCGCTCGGTTCTTCCATAAGTACTTGCCGGAGCACTTCCCCACGAAGGCAGACCTGATCATCGTGGGCGGTTGGGTGCTAGTGGATATCACGCTTCGCATGCTGGCCCCGCGGGAGCTATATCTCGCCCAGGGATTTCCCCGGGACTACGTCATCCACGAAATTCCGGATCCCAAAATGCTATTCGTCAACGGGCACCAAGTACCAGGCGATCCACGCGATATCCCCCGCATCCCGCTCAGCAAGACCGCTCAAGTTCGCATGTGCGGCAATAGCGTATGCCCACCAGTTGCCAAAGCGATCATCGAAGCCAATTTTTCGCACGAGGAACATATCGCCCAGCGCCGGGCAGCGTGA
- a CDS encoding SPOR domain-containing protein, translating into MRAIAWIFGGVIAALCGGGAALLVYSVASERPRDFRNEEPTFQGPSDEQVRHMDPNAGLIGTPLAPLLPSELLPLDDIAAEATQALPAAPAESWLISGAFGEGPAAEQLARALLAKGAPNDVIAIVRRTSGQGRVDWRVEVGPLTAEQAVELQSLLQAQGLEFGVE; encoded by the coding sequence ATGAGAGCCATTGCCTGGATTTTCGGCGGCGTCATTGCGGCCCTCTGTGGTGGCGGTGCGGCACTCCTTGTGTACTCCGTGGCCTCTGAGCGCCCCCGTGACTTTCGCAATGAAGAGCCCACGTTTCAGGGCCCTTCCGATGAACAAGTCCGGCACATGGACCCCAACGCCGGCTTGATCGGCACGCCATTGGCGCCCCTGCTACCGAGTGAGCTGCTGCCACTCGATGATATTGCTGCCGAGGCCACACAAGCGTTACCCGCGGCTCCTGCCGAAAGTTGGCTCATATCCGGCGCTTTTGGGGAGGGCCCGGCCGCGGAGCAGCTGGCGAGGGCTCTACTCGCCAAAGGCGCCCCGAACGACGTCATCGCTATCGTTCGTCGTACCAGCGGCCAGGGTCGCGTGGACTGGCGGGTGGAGGTGGGCCCCCTTACCGCCGAGCAAGCCGTCGAATTGCAGTCGTTGCTTCAGGCGCAGGGACTCGAATTCGGCGTGGAGTAG
- a CDS encoding prepilin peptidase yields MLAIWIACSIAPLAPMSAVAFAFYLTMLAAGALVDAHARVLPDEITGSPVWGGLIAHWAGIVPWGGSIETAVVGVVVGYGAVWLVAAGYCGCRRMAAIGHGDLKMTAGLSAWLVVGELAAVILGSCVLQVFAQLVMRRRGVMAFGPALAVTGAILAILKLAGIELLLLRLP; encoded by the coding sequence ATGCTGGCCATCTGGATTGCATGTTCCATTGCCCCGCTGGCGCCGATGAGCGCTGTGGCTTTCGCCTTCTATCTGACCATGTTGGCAGCGGGAGCGCTAGTCGACGCTCATGCCAGGGTCCTCCCCGACGAAATTACTGGCTCACCCGTATGGGGAGGGCTGATCGCACATTGGGCCGGCATCGTGCCCTGGGGCGGCTCCATTGAAACCGCCGTGGTCGGCGTGGTGGTGGGATACGGAGCGGTGTGGCTGGTTGCCGCCGGCTACTGCGGCTGCCGGCGTATGGCGGCCATCGGCCACGGGGATCTCAAGATGACCGCGGGCCTGTCGGCATGGCTAGTTGTCGGCGAGTTGGCCGCCGTCATATTGGGCTCGTGCGTGTTGCAGGTATTCGCGCAGCTGGTTATGCGTCGACGTGGTGTCATGGCATTTGGACCTGCGCTGGCGGTGACCGGTGCCATTCTGGCCATCTTGAAGCTGGCCGGCATTGAACTACTCTTGTTGCGGTTGCCATGA
- a CDS encoding site-specific DNA-methyltransferase gives MSAVRPLAPPSANSSSAQLDLFQHVLDAYQVEGDRPLTNAKLYQSVARSAGLAAGEVERTVEISGSQHSPFKRAVRWVQQTMKHLGLLERQPGARGVWSLAQRNKDGLTAAPVGKRLVAFSTDLGIAIWGDSTQSFPQLGQPIHLVITSPPFLLRRPRAYGNPLTEQAYIDFICSALEPLVSQLAAGGSLCLNLTNDSFLVGSPARSVAKERLVLAMVDRLGLYLMDTLIWHNASKPPGPLQYASKRRVQLNTGYEPVYWFTNDPEKVFSDNRRVLQPHSERHKKWLRQVQDAGGCPRSAVYGDGAYRLRPSSYTNETEGRIAKNVLPIGHACADTRQYRRDAAALGLPVHGAMMPLSLARFLVEFLTLPGQLVVDLFGGTAKSAMAAELLQRYWITFELFAEYLRGGAQRFQRFPGFRLGEEFSLGFPKSL, from the coding sequence ATGAGCGCCGTCCGCCCCCTCGCTCCACCGTCCGCGAATTCCTCCTCGGCGCAGCTCGACCTGTTCCAGCATGTGCTCGACGCATATCAAGTTGAGGGCGACCGGCCTCTCACAAACGCGAAGCTCTACCAGTCGGTGGCCCGTAGCGCGGGGCTCGCTGCCGGGGAAGTCGAAAGGACGGTCGAAATTTCCGGAAGCCAACACAGTCCGTTCAAGCGCGCCGTGAGGTGGGTACAGCAGACCATGAAGCACCTCGGTTTGTTGGAGCGTCAGCCGGGAGCGCGCGGTGTTTGGAGTCTTGCCCAGCGGAACAAGGATGGACTGACCGCAGCGCCTGTGGGCAAGAGGCTCGTGGCGTTTTCAACAGACCTCGGCATCGCGATCTGGGGAGACAGCACGCAGTCGTTTCCTCAGCTTGGCCAGCCCATTCACCTGGTCATCACTAGCCCGCCGTTCTTGCTGAGACGCCCCCGCGCCTATGGCAACCCGCTGACCGAGCAGGCGTACATCGACTTCATCTGCTCTGCCCTAGAGCCTCTCGTTTCGCAGCTTGCGGCCGGTGGGTCGCTCTGCCTCAACTTGACCAATGACAGCTTCCTAGTCGGATCCCCGGCCAGGTCCGTAGCGAAGGAGAGGCTTGTGCTTGCAATGGTGGACCGCCTAGGGTTGTACCTCATGGACACCTTGATCTGGCACAACGCGTCCAAGCCGCCGGGCCCGCTACAGTATGCGAGCAAGCGCCGGGTCCAATTGAACACGGGCTATGAACCGGTCTACTGGTTCACCAACGACCCAGAGAAGGTGTTCAGCGACAATCGTCGCGTCTTGCAGCCACATTCGGAACGCCACAAGAAGTGGCTGCGGCAGGTGCAGGACGCCGGTGGGTGTCCCCGCAGTGCCGTGTATGGTGATGGCGCCTATCGGCTTCGGCCCAGCTCTTACACAAATGAGACTGAGGGGCGAATCGCCAAGAACGTCCTGCCGATCGGCCACGCGTGTGCAGACACGCGCCAGTACCGGCGCGACGCAGCGGCACTCGGATTGCCCGTCCACGGAGCGATGATGCCGCTTTCACTCGCGCGGTTTCTGGTGGAGTTCCTAACGCTGCCTGGCCAACTTGTGGTTGACCTCTTCGGAGGTACGGCGAAGAGCGCCATGGCGGCCGAGCTACTCCAGCGTTACTGGATCACGTTCGAATTATTCGCGGAGTATCTTCGCGGTGGCGCGCAACGCTTCCAGCGGTTCCCAGGCTTTCGACTAGGTGAAGAGTTCTCTCTCGGCTTTCCGAAATCACTCTAG
- a CDS encoding recombination-associated protein RdgC, whose product MFKNLTLYRLLPEWSVTGEQLRESLSRNAHQTGGLEMQQCGWVPPRKGGEICVINGGDQCLFALRVQKRLLPSSVVKQVAAERLDEIEEKQGYRPGKKQRKEVTDRVHDELLPKAFVVHRDTQVWIDLKNRWMAIDTATSSKADEVIGFLAKSLDPFQIENLYVAQSPAAAMTGWLAEDEAPPNFSIDQDTELRASGESRAAIRYVKHSIDADDARRHISAGKQCTRLAMTWSNRISFVLTENFTLKSIAPLDVLKEDSGPSKDEEERFLSDFALMSGEFNQMLTELVAAHGGMK is encoded by the coding sequence ATGTTCAAGAACCTCACTCTCTACCGCCTGCTTCCCGAATGGTCCGTCACGGGAGAACAGCTGCGGGAATCCCTTAGCCGGAACGCTCACCAAACTGGCGGTCTCGAGATGCAGCAGTGCGGCTGGGTTCCCCCGCGTAAAGGCGGCGAGATCTGCGTGATCAACGGGGGCGACCAGTGCCTGTTCGCCTTGCGCGTTCAGAAGCGGCTGCTTCCCTCCTCGGTGGTGAAGCAAGTTGCCGCAGAGCGGCTCGACGAAATCGAGGAAAAGCAGGGCTACCGCCCCGGGAAAAAGCAGCGCAAAGAGGTCACAGACCGCGTGCACGACGAGCTCTTACCCAAGGCCTTCGTCGTTCACCGCGATACCCAGGTGTGGATCGACCTGAAGAACCGCTGGATGGCCATCGACACAGCAACATCATCCAAGGCTGACGAAGTAATTGGCTTCCTGGCCAAGTCTCTCGACCCCTTTCAGATTGAGAACCTGTACGTGGCGCAGTCGCCGGCCGCGGCAATGACCGGTTGGCTGGCAGAAGACGAAGCTCCGCCCAACTTCTCTATCGACCAGGACACCGAGTTGCGTGCGTCCGGTGAAAGCCGCGCCGCCATCCGCTACGTCAAACACTCGATCGACGCCGACGACGCACGTCGCCATATCTCGGCCGGCAAACAATGTACGCGGCTGGCAATGACCTGGTCCAACCGTATCTCGTTCGTGCTGACCGAAAACTTCACCTTGAAATCGATCGCGCCGCTCGACGTGCTCAAGGAGGACTCAGGCCCCTCCAAGGACGAGGAGGAGCGCTTCCTCTCGGACTTCGCCCTGATGAGCGGCGAATTCAATCAAATGCTGACTGAGCTCGTCGCAGCCCACGGTGGCATGAAGTAG
- a CDS encoding methyltransferase, with protein sequence MQIDQSVLAVLSNARAEGNAVSLAGQLDRKLYERTDKVLRAAGGAWNRKARAHIFNDDAAARIEQIILTGEIAVPKDEFNYFPTPPTVAKLVLELGEIVPGMRVLEPSAGQGELARWCCRAGGVVDCYELMDENYAVLSQAPCFFAAVQQIDFLTVQAQPIYDRVIMNPPFMKQADVHHVMHAHKFLKPGGRLIAIMSAGVTFRENRLTVSFRELVRDRGGFIEALPEGSFKASGTMVNTVVVAIPA encoded by the coding sequence ATGCAAATCGATCAATCCGTACTTGCAGTCTTGAGCAACGCACGGGCGGAGGGCAACGCCGTCAGTCTCGCCGGCCAGCTGGACCGAAAGCTCTACGAGCGGACGGACAAGGTCCTGCGCGCCGCAGGGGGCGCTTGGAACCGCAAGGCACGCGCCCATATCTTTAACGACGATGCCGCTGCGAGGATCGAGCAGATCATCCTGACGGGCGAAATCGCGGTGCCGAAAGACGAGTTCAACTACTTTCCCACCCCTCCCACCGTCGCGAAGCTGGTGCTTGAACTGGGCGAAATTGTGCCGGGTATGCGGGTGCTAGAGCCCAGCGCGGGCCAGGGGGAACTCGCACGGTGGTGCTGCCGCGCCGGCGGCGTGGTCGATTGCTACGAACTTATGGACGAAAACTACGCGGTGCTGTCGCAGGCTCCATGCTTCTTTGCTGCGGTCCAGCAGATCGATTTCCTGACTGTCCAAGCCCAGCCCATCTATGACCGTGTGATCATGAATCCCCCGTTCATGAAGCAAGCGGACGTGCACCACGTCATGCATGCCCACAAGTTCCTGAAGCCGGGCGGGCGGCTGATTGCAATCATGAGTGCGGGCGTGACGTTCCGAGAGAACCGTCTTACTGTCTCGTTTCGAGAGTTGGTCCGAGACCGCGGAGGCTTCATCGAAGCGCTGCCCGAGGGAAGCTTTAAAGCCTCAGGCACCATGGTCAACACCGTCGTCGTCGCTATCCCGGCGTAG